One Fulvia fulva chromosome 12, complete sequence genomic region harbors:
- a CDS encoding 2-oxo-Delta(3)-4,5,5-trimethylcyclopentenylacetyl-CoA monooxygenase: protein MGSIREPSPEYDVVIIGAGLAGIYSLYRARGHGLRVKVLEAGAGEGGTWFWNTYPGCRFDSESYSYGFGFSEEVLQEWSWTEHFAPQTETLRYLQYLTDKFDLRKDMQFNTRVTSAHWQANDRCWLLTDANGKQYSARFLITAMGILSQPSLPNIPGVETFQGEAWHPAQWPKDWNLDGKRVGVIGTGATAIQFIPEIAKTNLKHLTVFQRRANWSAPLRNDKINPEEMAEIKKNYAAILKQCNESYAGFLHSADPRKTMDVPEAERIAHWEEKYMQRGFAKWLGGFSDIGTNREAAQAYSEFIADKIRGRVDDPATAEKLIPKCHLFGTRRVPLESGYFETFNKPNVRLVDYKADSPIERITEKGVTLASGEEIKLDVLIYATGFDALTGALTNGIDLRGVNGITPTELWKDGIRTYLGLFLHGFPNLCGVGIPHQAFGNVPRSLEFAVDWVSTFLKHCQDHGITYLEAKEEEVGKWTEHVHDCSKGLLSNEVPSWMTGVSPNVEGRQRMIVARYSGSGPAYRKRVQEVAVRGHEDLVLKR from the exons ATGGGCAGCATCAGAGAGCCCTCGCCAGAGTATGATGTAGTTATCATCGGAGCTGGCCTGGCTGGTATctactcgctatatcgcgcGAGAGGGCATGGACTGCGTGTGAAAGTGCTCGAGGCTGGTGCAGGTGAAGGAGGAACCTGGTTTTG GAACACATACCCTGGAT GTAGATTCGACTCGGAAAGCTACAGCTATGGCTTTGGCTTCTCCGAAGAAGTCCTTCAGGAGTGGTCGTGGACGGAGCATTTTGCACCGCAAACAGAGACCTTGAGATATCTGCAGTACCTCACAGACAAGTTTGATCTGCGCAAAGATATGCAGTTCAACACAAGAGTTACATCAGCGCATTGGCAGGCTAACGACCGCTGTTGGCTTTTGACTGATGCGAATGGCAAGCAATACTCGGCAAGATTTTTGATCACAGCGATGGGCATCTTGAGTCAACCCTCCCTGCCCAACATACCCGGCGTCGAAACATTCCAAGGGGAAGCGTGGCATCCTGCTCAATGGCCAAAAGACTGGAACCTGGATGGCAAACGGGTCGGCGTAATCGGCACAGGTGCTACCGCCATTCAGTTCATCCCAGAGATCGCAAAGACTAACCTCAAACACTTGACCGTCTTTCAGCGCCGAGCGAACTGGTCGGCACCTCTCCGGAACGACAAGATAAACCCCGAGGAGATGGCTGAGATCAAGAAGAACTACGCGGCAATCTTGAAGCAGTGCAACGAATCTTATGCTGGATTCTTACATTCCGCGGATCCTCGGAAGACGATGGATGTGCCAGAGGCAGAGCGCATCGCTCACTGGGAGGAGAAGTACATGCAGCGAGGTTTTGCTAAATGGCTTGGTGGCTTCAGTGACATTGGCACTAATCGAGAAGCGGCACAGGCGTATAGTGAGTTCATAGCGGACAAGATTCGGGGCAGAGTCGATGATCCGGCTACTGCCGAGAAGCTGATTCCAAAGTGCCACCTCTTTGGAACGAGAAGGGTCCCGTTGGAGTCAGGCTACTTCGAGACCTTCAACAAGCCGAATGTTCGGCTGGTAGATTACAAGGCCGACAGTCCAATCGAGCGCATCACTGAGAAAGGCGTTACGCTTGCAAGTGGCGAAGAAATCAAGCTTGACGTCCTAATCTACGCCACTGGCTTCGACGCCCTGACCGGAGCCCTCACAAACGGCATCGACCTCCGCGGCGTAAACGGCATCACTCCCACCGAGCTCTGGAAGGACGGCATCCGCACCTATCTCGGTCTATTCCTGCACGGCTTCCCGAATCTCTGCGGCGTGGGAATCCCTCACCAAGCTTTCGGCAACGTCCCTCGCAGCCTCGAGTTCGCGGTCGACTGGGTCTCCACGTTCCTCAAGCATTGTCAAGACCATGGGATTACGTATCTTGAGGCGAAGGAAGAGGAAGTGGGGAAGTGGACGGAGCATGTTCATGATTGTTCTAAGGGGTTGTTGTCGAATGAGGTGCCGAGCTGGATGACTGGTGTGAGTCCGAATGTGGAGGGGAGGCAGAGGATGATTGTGGCGAGGTATAGTGGTTCGGGACCTGCGTATCGGAAGAGAGTGCAGGAGGTTGCCGTGAGGGGGCATGAGGATCTGGTGCTGAAGCGATAG
- a CDS encoding Vacuolar basic amino acid transporter 2 yields MASVHPVITSYSNASNEASWLTTAFMITNTRFQPLWRRRSDMVGRKSVCVVVLSIFALTNLCCALSQSIGSFIAAKAVCGIGAGGTMSMALVVVNDLVKVEYRGTYISHINVAFGIGAACGAAFGGVVSDSIGWRWTFGFQVPVSALCMIAVFFTVPDGLGLMLAAQATNKKGDNPAWAAIKNFDSLGLVLLVLAVACFFLFFNMGGNELPWKHPLIITFIVLAVVLAGMCLFVEKRAKQPIMPLHLLVTHPYANLTYANFLAGIASNTVLFNAPLWSKAVELHIPSASGLRLTAPSISGAIAGVATGYIITYTRRLKPMLVVGAVVYLAGSIAVFFMDRRLNEAAQVALITPTPLSQGFIYLSSMMAAFATSPQEQQDMITTTLSLWRNLGIVVGVSVSSLVFQNMLNVYLDKEVVGPEAQRWIEIARGSVRSVRSVVSMPDPYQSQGKFSRAEFRDAYTQVLKLSSITAIVAIMLPIKLSKMKKGESVDVPGGE; encoded by the exons ATGGCTTCGGTACATCCGGTCATCACCTCCTACTCCAACGCCTCGAACGAAGCGTCCTGGCTCACAACCGCTTTCATGATCACGAACACTAGGTTCCAACCACTCTGGCGACGTCGGTCAGATATGGTTGGCAGGAAGTCGGTGTGTGTGGTCGTGCTGTCAATTTTCGCCCTAACGAACTTGTGCTGTGCTTTGTCACAGAGCATTGGCTCTTTCATCGCCGCAAAAGCAGTATGTGGTATCGGAGCTGGAGGCACCATGAGTATGGCATTGGTCGTGGTGAACGATCTGGTCAAGGTCGAGTATCGGGGTACCTATATCAGTCACATCAATGTGGCCTTTGGCATTGGAGCTGCTTGTGGAGCTGCATTTGGCGGAGTGGTCTCGGATAGCAT TGGCTGGAGATGGACCTTTGGCTTCCAAGTGCCCGTCAGCGCTCTGTGCATGATCGCGGTCTTCTTCACAGTGCCGGACGGCCTCGGGCTAATGCTTGCCGCTCAAGCTACAAACAAGAAAGGCGACAACCCAGCGTGGGCTGCTATAAAAAACTTCGACAGTCTCGGTCTGGTGCTGCTAGTCCTGGCTGTCGCCTGCTTCTTCCTATTCTTCAACATGGGTGGAAACGAGCTGCCATGGAAACATCCACTCATCATCACATTCATTGTCCTGGCCGTGGTACTAGCCGGGATGTGTCTGTTCGTGGAGAAGAGAGCCAAGCAGCCGATCATGCCCCTGCATCTGCTCGTGACGCATCCATACGCAAACCTGACATACGCCAACTTCCTCGCTGGTATAGCGAGCAACACCGTGCTCTTCAATGCACCGCTCTGGTCCAAGGCAGTCGAGCTTCACATACCCTCAGCATCTGGCCTCCGCTTGACAGCACCATCGATCAGCGGTGCCATCGCAGGAGTCGCAACTGGCTACATCATAACTTACACACGACGACTCAAGCCCATGCTGGTCGTCGGTGCAGTAGTCTACCTCGCTGGAAGCATCGCAGTCTTCTTCATGGACCGCAGACTGAACGAAGCCGCACAGGTTGCCCTCATTACACCTACACCTCTCAGTCAGGGCTTTATATACCTCAGCAGCATGATGGCAGCATTTGCGACCTCTCCGCAAGAGCAGCAGGACATGATAACAACCACTCTGTCGCTGTGGCGTAATCTCGGGATCGTTGTTGGAGTTTCTGTCTCCAGCTTGGTGTTTCAGAATATGCTCAACGTGTATCTTGACAAGGAAGTCGTTGGGCCTGAGGCGCAGAGGTGGATTGAGATTGCGAGGGGGAGTGTAAGGAGTGTAAGGAGTGTTGTGTCCATGCCGGATCCTTATCAGTCGCAAGGCAAATTTAGCAGAGCTGAGT TTCGCGATGCCTATACACAGGTACTGAAGTTGAGCTCCATCACAGCGATTGTGGCAATCATGTTACCAATCAAGCTATCCAAGATGAAGAAAGGCGAGTCTGTGGATGTGCCTGGCGGCGAGTAA
- a CDS encoding Chorismate synthase, which translates to MSTFGQYFRVTTYGESHGKSVGCIVDGVPPGLELTEDDIQPQMTRRRPGQSALTTPRNEKDRVEIQSGTEFGIALGTPIALRVLNEDQRPKDYGNRTMDQYPRPSHADWTYLEKYGVKASSGGGRSSARETIGRVAGGAIAEKYLKLAHGVEIVAFTNSVGPEHLFPATREHPTPSTNPEFLQLIDTITREKVDSFLPVRCPSEAGTKRMEDLVAHYRDNNDSIGGTVTCVIRNCPSGLGEPCFDKLEATLAHAMLSIPATKGFEFGSGFGGCSVPGSTHNDPFVKAPAQPVVGNGAPGTERPRLTTKTNNSGGIQGGISNGAHIYFTVAFKPPATIGQAQTTVTYDETEGILEAKGRHDPCVIPRAVPIVEAMAALVIMDAVAAQSARQSMRARLPTQNNLTIEVSETASNLTEKANGHAN; encoded by the exons ATGTCAACATTCGGGCAGTACTTCCGCGTGACCACGTACGGTGAATCGCATGGAAAGAGCGTCGGATGCATAGTCGATGGTGTACCTCCAGGCTTGGAGCTCACTGAGGATGACATACAGCCACAGATGACGAGGAGAAGACCGGGCCAGAGCGCTCTCACGACTCCGCGCAATGAGAAGGACAGGGTGGAAATACAGTCAGGCACAGAATTCGGCATTGCTTTGGGTACCCCCATAGCTCTACGG GTACTCAATGAAGACCAACGACCGAAAGACTACGGCAACCGCACAATGGACCAGTACCCCCGACCCTCACACGCCGACTGGACCTATCTCGAGAAGTACGGCGTCAAGGCAAGCTCAGGAGGAGGCAGAAGCAGCGCCAGGGAAACAATTGGAAGAGTAGCCGGAGGCGCAATCGCAGAGAAATACCTGAAGCTGGCGCACGGTGTTGAGATTGTCGCTTTCACAAACTCAGTGGGACCTGAACACCTCTTCCCTGCGACCCGAGAACATCCTACACCTTCGACAAATCCCGAGTTCCTACAGCTTATTGACACGATTACGAGAGAAAAGGTGGATTCGTTCTTGCCGGTGAGGTGTCCTAGTGAGGCAGGGACGAAGCGCATGGAGGATCTGGTCGCGCATTACCGGGATAACAATGACAGCATTGGAG GCACAGTCACCTGCGTGATTCGCAATTGTCCTTCCGGCTTGGGAGAGCCCTGCTTCGACAAGCTAGAGGCAACACTAGCACACGCCATGCTCAGCATCCCAGCAACGAAGGGCTTCGAATTCGGCTCTGGTTTCGGAGGATGCAGCGTCCCCGGTTCAACACACAATGATCCTTTTGTCAAGGCACCAGCACAGCCAGTAGTCGGCAACGGCGCACCTGGCACCGAGCGACCTCGTCTCACAACCAAGACCAACAACTCTGGTGGCATCCAAGGAGGCATCAGTAACGGCGCGCACATCTACTTCACGGTCGCATTTAAGCCTCCTGCCACGATTGGCCAAGCACAGACCACCGTCACCTACGATGAGACAGAAGGCATTCTGGAAGCGAAGGGAAGGCACGACCCATGTGTCATCCCGCGCGCGGTGCCTATTGTGGAAGCCATGGCTGCCCTTGTCATCATGGATGCCGTGGCAGCACAGTCCGCGAGACAGAGCATGAGAGCGAGGTTGCCGACACAAAACAACTTGACCATTGAAGTTTCAGAGACGGCGAGCAATCTCACCGAAAAGGCAAATGGGCATGCCAATTAG
- a CDS encoding Pyruvate decarboxylase, translated as MADNTITLAEYLFVRLSQPGCRALHGLPGDFNLTLLDYVESSGLKWVGNANELNAGYATDAYARIHGIGAMCTTFGLGELSAVNAIAGSYAERVPVVHIVGTPGRPSQRNGMLLHHTITIAQADLIDPTTAPFEIDRVLRTCYIDSQPVCIQLPTDMVAESIGAEPLKTPIDVSPHPSNTEAEKLALQIVLDKLYAAKRPAFLIDGALESSDLIITIGTIQSDLNTTGFTYQISKLNTIDIEYDCVQVGYAKFDKVYFKSFVPPMEQQLDPARLAQTAYSIPKISLHTPVDTESQLITHAYLWPRVSKFLKLGDFVICDAGTSFVSVWDAVLPRNVQVINQILWSSIGYGVGAAQGASLAARELGKGQRIIVFEGDGSFQLTAQELSTIIHHDLDVTMFVIENDGYEIERWLHGWEASYNDIPQWQYSKLPEVLTTPDSPHKVRTWRIKTRSELEALLNDSTFAEGKGLQLVEMHMPRGDAPKTLRDFAARRQ; from the exons ATGGCTGATAACACCATCACGCTCGCCGAGTACCTTTTCGTTCGCCTCTCGCAACCTGGCTGTCGTGCTCTTCATGGACTCCCGGGAGACTTCAATCTGACATTGCTCGACTATGTGGAAAGCAGCGGACTGAAGTGGGTTGGCAACGCCAACGAGCTCAATGCTGGCTATGCTACCGATGCGTACGCTCGTATACACGGCATTGGGGCAATGTGTACAACATTTGGGCTCGGAGAGCTCTCTGCTGTCAATGCTATCGCTGGCTCGTATGCTGAGAGAGTGCCTGTGGTGCATATCGTGGGCACGCCTGGTCGCCCCAGTCAACGCAACGGCATGTTGCTTCATCACACG ATCACCATTGCTCAAGCCGACCTCATCGACCCGACCACTGCTCCCTTTGAGATTGACAGGGTGCTGCGGACATGCTACATCGACTCCCAGCCCGTCTGCATTCAGCTACCGACAGACATGGTAGCAGAAAGTATTGGCGCCGAGCCGCTCAAAACACCAATCGATGTCTCGCCCCATCCCAGCAACACCGAAGCAGAGAAGCTAGCACTACAGATCGTCCTCGACAAACTCTACGCAGCTAAGCGACCCGCCTTCTTGATTGACGGAGCATTGGAGAGCAGCGACCTCATCATCACAATCGGCACTATCCAGTCAGATCTCAACACTACAGGATTCACCTACCAGATCTCAAAGCTGAACACCATCGACATCGAGTACGATTGTGTCCAAGTTGGCTATGCGAAGTTCGACAAAGTCTACTTCAAGTCTTTCGTGCCTCCGATGGAACAGCAACTTGACCCAGCCCGGTTGGCACAAACGGCATATTCGATACCGAAGATCTCTCTGCACACACCCGTCGATACAGAAAGTCAGCTCATCACACATGCCTACCTATGGCCTCGTGTTTCCAAGTTCCTGAAACTAGGCGACTTCGTGATCTGTGATGCAGGCACCTCGTTCGTGAGTGTATGGGACGCAGTTCTTCCTCGAAATGTTCAAGTCATCAATCAGATCCTCTGGTCAAGCATTGGCTACGGTGTTGGTGCAGCACAAGGAGCAAGTCTGGCAGCAAGAGAACTCGGCAAGGGCCAACGAATCATCGTCTTCGAAGGCGATGGCTCGTTTCAGCTGACAGCTCAAGAGCTGTCGACGATCATTCATCACGATCTCGATGTGACCATGTTCGTCATTGAGAACGATGGGTATGAAATTGAGAGATGGCTCCATGGATGGGAGGCAAGCTACAATGACATACCGCAATGGCAGTATTCGAAGCTGCCGGAGGTACTGACGACGCCAGACTCCCCACACAAGGTCAGGACGTGGAGGATCAAGACCCGATCGGAGCTGGAGGCACTCCTGAACGACTCTACATTCGCCGAGGGCAAAGGCTTGCAACTCGTGGAGATGCACATGCCACGTGGTGATGCGCCAAAGACGTTGCGAGACTTTGCAGCACGGAGGCAGTGA